The Ooceraea biroi isolate clonal line C1 chromosome 7, Obir_v5.4, whole genome shotgun sequence genomic sequence GCTACGCGActcatattataaataaatcatcgaAACTCTGGTACGAGTGAAAATCTGACGCATCCGTCTGTTCTCTCCTTTTCCTGCCTCTCTTACGCCCAATCTTTTCCTACGAAGATACACCGACGGAGTCCCCGTACGAAAGGCGTTCATAAAACGGCCGTAAAACACTAAACGGCTGTAAAGCTGCTGCCCCAAAACGCGCCTCGGACATTAGCCGTTGTTTGGCCGTTGCTGTTGTTGTGGAAGCAGTGCGCAACGTGTTTCTTTGCAGTCCGGCCGGATAGAGACACGCACCTTCGACGTTAAATCATCCCGCAACCACGCCCCatcctgtctttctctttcctatCCTTCCTCTTCTCCGTTCACCCGCAGAATCTCCGAGACGTAGAAATTCTCGCACGAAATTCTCGTGACAGATGAAAAAAAGTAGTCAGTCAGCGTGAATTCTTCAGTTCTTTATTGTCACGGGTCATTAAGTGTGTAACGTGATCAGGCTTGCTTACTGCATCATCAAGTTTGACGATATATCGTGCAATTTTGATTTCTTCAGCTTTCGATCTTATGAATGTCTCGAATTTTTAGTTATCCATCTACATTCTCGGATGATATAATCATCCGATTGGGTGCTAAGAGTTTTCTGAGCTGATTAGTCGTTTAGATAAGCCAAACGTGAGTTCTATTTTATGAATGATAAATGAGCTTGTATTCATTTTCTCACCTCTATTAGTTGGTTGCTTCTCGCTGGTATAATGCTCATCACGAGGAAAGCATGAAGATGTATCACGATAACTACCGCGTAACCGCGCTTATCAGTTTTGCAGCCAATCTATCGGTGGACGTCATTTGACAAATATAGAGTTCACCCGATATTGAATCTTAATTCGCTTGCAGTGTTTCGATGCTTCTTCTCAAGTTCCTTACTTACCAGATCCCGATTAAATCCCCGCCCCCTTTCAAACGATCGTACTAATTACAAGATGACTTCCGGCAGAGTCTGCGAGGCTACTCGCCGGCAATTTCCGGTCGGTGTTTTCATGGCGCAAAGATTATCAACGAGTTATCATCTCAATCGATGCGGGATGAGCTACCGCGTGATAATCATTTGCTAAATCGAAAGAAAGCAAGCGTAGAAGCGGGACTACTCAAAGCTGATGCTCGACATCGTTCGATCGAAAAGTTGATTTCTTCCGCGCTTCCGTGTTTACCTTTTGAATTAgattatgtattaaattaaaatggggaTCGCTTTGCTTCAAATAACGGAGCTAATTGTAATTATGTAGTTAGATGACAGTATTTACGAGgcacatttatataattagcgGATAATAGCTGCGCTAACCGGCGACAGCAAATACATAATAGACGAGGCTCATAAATGAGAGCTCGTACCGGCATAAACATTCACAACGCTAAATGAATATccagtaaattaataaagtcaacttttcattttgttttcattttAACGAAAAGTTTTTCTATTAACAATTTACTTGTAGTTTAAACTCTTCCAATTGTGCATACGAAGAatgatgtaatttttaaacaaaaacaatCTCTTTCCTTTGATATTACTATCAATTCACTTCTCAAATCCTGGCAACTTGTCAGCAGTTTAGGTTCTTACAGAGTCTGAAATTCCCGAATCCTCGTATCCATAGATCTAGACTAGCGAATATTGTTTGGTAGGCTTTTACCTTGACGGCTGGAATAACAGGTTCTTCTATAAGTCTAGAATGGGAGTCGGCCACGAGTTAACAGTTATATACCTGTTCCCTTGTGTCACGCGGGCAACTCAACGCCGATCACTTTATGTCACGAGCTTCCTCTGCTACTCTATACCGTATTACGTGACCAATAGGTATTATATTGCTACGGCGATAGCAACTTATTAGCGTTAATTATGCGTACTTCCTCTATCTATCCAGCAACCAGCACCGTTATACGGAATTCACATGGCTATTGAACGTGTTGGGACTATTTTCCTTTGCCGCAAGAAAATTGTAGCCTCATAGCGTCGCAGGCACATCAATGTGCTCAAGATCTTATAATTCGCAAATGTTCGTATAATCGCCCTGCGAATACGTGATTTCATTAAACAGCCTACATTCGACGTAGACACTTAACCCTTCAGCCCTAACTATTATAATCTCGATTACATTACCGAGTTTTCCCGAACAGCTACCAAGAATCTCGCAACCACCACCACTATTACTACATCAATGAATGATCTGCTTTCGAGTATAAATACGTCTCCTCCAGGTGCATTCtccctctcctctttctttccttcacAAGAAAAGATATCGGCCGATGAAGACGTTGTAAAACGAATGCATACTCCGTGTCTTGGTTCTCACACCTCGAAGACGGTGCGGCGCGCGGTCAAAGGCCCGCGGGGGGTAAGGCCGTCTCGGACCGTGGGGCTAATTGATACGTAAGATTACGTTCTCCGGCTTGTCCCCCTTCTTCATTCCCGTTCCCTCGGCCTCGTCGGGATGATTGGTTGTCTGACCAAGGACTGGTCACTAAATTCCTCGAGTTCGGCTGGTTTCCAAGCCGCGCGATTCCTGCTACACCGCCACGGCCGCGATAATACAAACTGTTAAATAACATCCCCTAGCAACTTTTTTTATGAAACGTGGCCTCGTGTCCTGAAAACCAACTGTGCACATTGAGTGAGCACTCACGAAGTTAAGGAAAAGTGTCATTTGTACGAACATGTTGTGTCTCATCCATAGTGGTATATGCAATCGAGATACCTCTGTTGAAAATGATCCCAACGTGAAGAAATAATCTGTATTGCTATCACGCACTCAGttcaattaaaatcgtttCTTAATACTCGCTATATATGCATACACTTTTGTCGAGATTGTTACCAAAGtgaatgatattaattaaaggaTCGCTCCTCATAGTTGAACCTAATCAATTCCACAGAGATGAAATTGGTTGACGGCCAgtaatccttttttttcttgcaaCCGAATTGATGACGGTTTGATACCGTTGGAAGGATGAGAGGACTAGGTGAATTAGGCCCCACAGACTCCCCGTGGTCATCTTCTAGAAGAGTGTTAAGTAATACATTACGTGAGCAACACCTGGAACCGCGCGCGGACAACCGCACAAAGGCCGCCTCCCTTCGGTCGAGACGATCGTGACTTGTTAACACCCTCCGACACAACCACCGACGTTAACTTCACCCCCGCAGAGATTGCCCGGCGAGATTGTGACCCGTCGTACCTGTCTTCTTTTAATAGATCCAGCAAAACTGATTTGTTCTGATTAAATGCTGCGCGGTTTCTTATCAAAGAATTCATTCTTCTGGACATTTTATAGCACAATTCAAGTACTCACCATTTAGAAAACTTTTTGTGTTTATATCTTACTCActgttaagaaatattttacattatattattatacatatattgtataataatcttgaatgctcatttttacaatatataaaacctCTTGtgagtatattttatttaataaaaatcaaatgtttttatataagaaattagTAACTATATAGTGATAGCCTATTCTTTGTTTCCCCAAACTATTTGGAAGATTCAAGGCAAATAACATGGGATGATGAGAATGCGAAAAACCTGCTAGAGGATTTGGCCAGTGTCGAAAAGTCACGCGCTGAAACCCGTTAGCGAATTCAACTGGACACGTTTGCACCTTCGCTTGATCGGCTCTTTGCTCTCGTGCATTTGCAGGGACGTAGGCTGGGCCTGACGGGCCCTACGAGGCGCGATCCGTTGCACCGTGGTGGGGGTGGCACGTCCacggagagaggagaggagttCCATGGAGGGGCACAGAAAGTGTCGGGCAATACTTTCCAGGTCGACCGTCGCGCCGCTTGACGTCTTAATGCACGTCGAGAATAATCTCACCGCCAATTTATTACACTCTTTCTCATTTCTTTCCCGGACCTTTCGCCCCGCGTCTGCGGCGCACCTACCGGACCCTTCCTTTTGTGCCCTCTCCGACGAGAGAGCAAGCCCTTCTCCGTCCACCGCGCCACTCACCTCACCCATCTCCCTTTCTCTGCTCCGACGGCCGCCTTGGCGCGAGCGCGGCACCGCTCGCACCTAATAGAATacataatttgaatttttgagTTATACAGAAGGTGAGAGGGCGAGGGAGGAACGAACGCACGAAGAGGAAAGTGCGGAGACATGGGTCGGCAGAGGACAGACGTGCCGCACGATAAATTTATGAACTTTACGGGGATTTAGGGGAGCTGCCGAGCGGGATTACGGTACGCCGATCTTGATCCGTACTGTATGGATCCTCTTTAGCATAGATCCGCTTTCTACGCGGCACTCCGAATAAATCCCGCTGATGGtgatcatttatatttatattatatttttaagtgaCATAATTAGAGGATTAAGGGATGAGAACTCGTGCTGAATTTGCAGGGAATGATCGATAGAAGGTAAATTGATGTTTAAGAAATAGTTTTACTCAAAAGAGTTAGACATATCTATCTAGtagaaaagatagaaaaatgtttttctacaaaatattCTCTTATGCATCGTTGAAAATAGTTATTTGTCACTCTGTGATTTGTAAGACTCTCGTGCTGTTCCAGTATCGTTCTAATTTCTGCCGTGAACATGATCTAATGAAGCATGAAGTCATTGGGGCCCGGTGGTCTCTGATGACGAAAGGCTCAGTAAATCTTACCctcatataataatttaataacggaCTTGTACAGGTATGCGCGCGACCCACACCTTATTTAGGCGACGGTTAGAGGCCTCTTATGTTCATAAATAATCGTCCTCGGATTAAGAAGAAGCGGCACTCGTGGAATCTGTGTGTTAGCTCCGGAAATTCGGCCTTACTTTGAAGACCTGCTTCGAAAAAAGGTCCGTAATGAAACCCTGTTCATACCCGAATAACCAGCAGCTACTCTTTTAACTTCTTTGAATCCTTAACTCCTTTAATCTGTATGCGTCATAAATTCTGGatagatatttttgataaaaagtaattaaatatagttagtttgtattattattgtagTTATTAAAGTTGTTATTCTCATTGTAACtatcatcaatttttattcatcattTACTCCAAAGGGCTCGCACCAAATAGcgcttctccttctctccaaATTCTTCTCAAGATGTTATGAAGCAGTTCAATCAGTTGAACTTGTATAAAAGTGGTTAACGCAGGTTGGTATTTCGAAGATCCTCTCAGAAAAGGAGTATCCAATGTATtcgaaatttgataaaaatacagCAGCATTGTCAGTTTAGACATGATCCAAATATCACATCCTATGACTCCACAGCAATCTTTATTatgacaataatttaatttcgagcCACGGACTTCTGGCTTTGCTCGTAAATACGGCGATTATCGTTTGCGCTTATTAAATCCGTCCAGGTCCCCAGTCTTTCCCTCTCCCTTTGTATCCACCCATGTCCCCGGGCCCATGGATGCATCTTCTCCCCTTCTTTCACTGTAGTCTACTCGACGCGGCGGTCTTCCAATCAGCGGCACGGATATGCTCGCGGTCCCTCTTGCCCCTCGGGCCTCACCGATGCTAATTTCACGCGGCTCGCAAAGTCTATTGCTTCGGCAGCAACGTGGCAGCAACGCGGCTCGTTCCCCCCTCGCGGCGGCTTCACTGATGATGACGAGATGATCACTTAATTTGGCCAACAGCTGCCGCGCTCCTTCGTCCCCTTCTTCATCCTATTCCTGCTCCTTCTTCGCCttcccttcttcttcttcttcttctacttCTTATCCACTCATTCTTTTATCGGCTTGTCTTGGCCGACCTGGAGGGACGGCTCTTGAAAGAGTCGCTTGTAGCGACGAAAAAATATCACGACTTTATTGTGGTGATTATGGAATGGCGATATGCAATTATCAAATTCATTGCTATGCAATTAGATTTCTGGACAAATTCCTCGATCGGTTTGTGGTCTATCTCACTTTAACCGTACCTGCACAAtattctcatatttctttatgtACTTTTTTCGCAAACTCCAAATAACTTAAGGGTAGGTATTTTTGGGGTCGAATGGTTATCGCGACACTGTCGCGATTTATATTCGCCGTCGACGCTGGTCGTTCGTCTCCGCGTAAGTTTCATGTCGGCGGGAGTTTTTCCTCACGACGGTGCGGTTAGGCGATACGTTTTCCAACGGAAGCTGGCGTTGAAACAATGAACCGACCAACCGGCGTGCTCCCTGCAAATCTCCAGACTTAGCGCCCCCATTGTCACCCCTGACAGCCCTTTCCCGTTTCCCTACGCTTCCACCCCACTCCACATCAGCGAGCGAAGGGTGCTTTGCGGCTTTAGACGGCCCCGTCGCCATGGCAACCATGGCAAACGCCGGCCTCTCGAACTTGTTCCACGCGCACAAACCGGAACGTGCGTTTTCGCGCCGCAAACGGCCGATACGAGCGATCGTTCCGCGCCGTGCTAAATCCTCCGTAAAAAGTTCGCTCCGTATTGCGTGTCGGTCATTGAATACAGATTAAAGTGGCAATTGCGTTGCGACAACTCCGATCGTGGAATATTTCACGAGGAAGATGAGATTCATGTCCGGATGTCCAAAACGTTGAAAACAAAGCAGCCTGAAGGAAAATTAATGATGAAATGACATTCcacttaaataattttatttttggaatTGTAAAGTTATAGAATTCATAAAATTCTATAACTTATAGGATTTCTTTGAATGATTAATTCTCTCCTATGTTTCCGAGTTGACGCCAAGTGCTTTTATCGGGATAGAAGAGGCGTATTATGTATCAAATTATAGTCAGCCGGAGGTTCTAGCGATGCTGATGCAACAGACGAAGATGGTGGAAAGTGAGACAACCTTGTCGCGAAATTAACCCTCGAGATTGTCGGTACTACCGAGGGGTAATTTCATTTGGCAGCGAGTCCTAGTCGCCCGCGGGTTGTCTGGTTGCCATTTTCTTTGTCACTCTTTCATTTCTCCTTTTTATTTGCCACAGAGAATTTCTTGCTACAACTTCCACTCTTATATTCTCTGTATCGCGTAAACGAAAAAttagtgttttcaaatgaaaattaatgcaattttattcagCAACTTCtcaattgtaaaaaaaagaaaaaagacgaAAGCCGAAAACTTGTTCTGAAAGGAGTAAAGTAGTAAGCTTGCAAGCTTTCACAGATGTGATAAAGTTTGAAAGCCGGACGGAACAGCGATAATGTTACGGGTTAGATCGGGACAAGGGTGAAGGAAAAAATAAGGTTCACACCCTCCCATGAGAAAGGTCGAGAGAATGGCGTGAAAACGTCCCCATTTGTAGAACAGAGTTTGATTTTTTCGAAGTCCATCTTCTGCGCTTTATCCTTAGGGATCATTCGCTCTTGGATTCCTTGTCGTTTTACAACAATTTCTGTTTGCTTTTTTAATAAGTCAAGCTtggttatatttttaaaattacttatATCATGTCACGCAACACTAAAgagaaatgaaagagagagagaatttttggaagagaaataaattaaatcttgcaatataattcttattacaCAGAAAtcttacttaatttttttcgctgTATTTTGTAcgttttattgttataaaacaGCGTAAATGAGATAAAATAAGGTATagcaataaatattgtaacgtTATAATGGAACGAAATCTTGGCACACATCTCGTTCGAGAGTATGTGTGCAATAACGACCCCTTTCCCGGGGGTAGCTACCCTCTCTCGTACCTGTAACATCAATTAAAATTCTCGTGGTCGATGCGCCGCTGTTTCGCGCGATCGTCCGACGTTTTTAATTGGATTAGAGTGAGACGGCTAGAGTAAGCGAGGGGAAGGTGGCTCGTTTCGAGGGTGCGAGATTGCAGAAAGGGGTTGCGGGATATTTTGCAGTAGAGCGGGAGTGGCAGCAAACTCAGGTAAATGACAAAGATGTGCAaatcttctcttcttccaACCAGTTCCACTGATTTGTCAGGAAAGAAGCATCCCCggaaatgaagaaattaattccttgattgtaacttgatctGTCTccattgaaaattttatactaCGTTTGTAATATCGAATCACGCGGTGtttgtaattaacattattttgcaattcaGATAACAATTGTCtaccattattttttatgcaaacgATAAGTTATAATTAAACTAATAATACCGTGCAGTGTGCACAACACAAAGCCGGTCAAGTTtcgaatttgaaaatttaGCACGATAAACGAGCGATCCGCTTCGTGCATCACATCTGCATTTGTAACACGTTGCATTAATTAtgtattcaataaattttaaacgcATTGAAATGAATTCAAATTgcagattaatattaaacggtGTGCGCTAATTGGCCGGCCAATTATGCGgcgttaattaaacattagAAGCGGCACTTGCTAATGCGAACACAATTACGCCATCTACTGATTTCTCttttagtttaataaaattctatctTAAAATGCTGTCATCTAtataagaaagtttatattatttgatcTGGCTTCTTTCTATAATACCATCAGTTGATTTCCTATtcaataaatcaaataaatgttCATAAAAACTAGATGTTTTggataaaaaaacttttaaaaatcttcataaatcacatttgcattaatttttatcaacgaCTTTTTACTCACGAAACATAACTCTATTATATCTATTGCTATTGTATCTAATACTGACtttattaacacatgatataTTAGAGTGCGGAAAGgaaaatgcattattatcaaataatgGTATTACAGGTTGCTTCAGAATTTTGAAAAGATGCCGAAAAATGCActacaaaattataacaatacagggtgtctgatactcgctgctatcgcgTTCTTCGAAATACGTTCGCGTCGCACGCACGGCTAGCCGTTTTTTACGTCATTCATgcctacttccctcgctgccaaacgtgtccgctgaattagcgtaCTTTCTTTAAactactcgaaattttacgtggttggttgcaaaatggtacaggactttttaattcagtttgacgagatctacctgtgagcgaaaggtttttcgccttataccctgtatattgattatattaacCAATTTAAACTTGCTtagaaaaatttacattagTGATTATATTGGAAtcatattgtttaattatttagtaaatTGTTGTATtggcaattataatatttattgacttaatAAGAAATGAATAGATGGAAAGGCAAAGAACATTGTTagaaaaggaatattttattacattcaacTATGCTTCTTGTTACAATATATTGATGTACGTATTTATGCAGGCGCACACATAAAATCCTTTTCATATATCTGtcgtttgatataaaaaataaatataaagtaatctAAGAtctaattatgaataaaacttTCTGACGAATTATCAACGGAAACGCTTTTATTTCTGATATGTCgttgattaatattacaattagaGCGCGTATCTCGTtaaagaaattagaaaaattcttAATGAAAAACAGTTAGATTTCATTAAACCAACGTGTATTTTCGTGGTTCCTTATTATCAATCGAATACACGAAATTGCGCCTAGATGAATATCTTGATTACATTGACcatcaaatatattacaacGTATTGACTATATCAATATTTGCGCATACAACTTTGTTTGAATGGTTATGCAGTTGTAATGTGATAACATGTTGATTTCAAGGTAAAGGgcggaagaattattttatttgtataatatttagaaGAGTGAGATTAATTTAGATTTCATTATTGAATCCAATTATCTTGAAATCGCTCAATCAACACGTTATCATGGCACGATCGTAGTACCCTTTGGCACTTTTTCCAAGATCCACTGGCAGGAACTTGTAATGTCGATAATTGATAAGAATGCATTTCTTTTCGTTTATGTACCATACACCAATAAAGCGCACAATCAGTAAATATACGGTAGAACTATGTTTCActggtaaaaaatgttttttcttgcTTCTCTCTTGGGCAGTCGGTAATAGAGATCCTCCAATCCGCGTTGAAGGTCACACCAAGTTGCGTCTATAATGGGGTCTCTTCTTCTTGGAGTTACCTTGGGGTCGGAGGCGGGGGTGGTGGTCATACGGCACTTCCGGTGTAAAAGCCCGTCTTGCCGGTCAACCCAGATgctcgtttcttcttttcacaCTCCATTGTGCTAAAGGTGTTTTGAGCGATCTGCGACTTGCGCTTTGGATTCTGTAAAGTCATGCTACGTTGACTGGAATTGGAACTGGAACTGGTGCCTGGTTCTGACACTTTAAGAATGCCCGAATGTATCGTTCCAAAGTTTTGGTATATATACTGCGATTGAATGGCCGACACGGATGTGTTCTGGTTTTTCAGCATGATTGGAACAGTTTGACCAGCCAAAGTGTTAAACCTGGTGTCATAACCAAATGGGGTATCTAGCaaagattcatttttatcAACGTAGCTACTCAATCTAGAATCAAGAAGGCCTTCCTTGTCAGCAAAACCGCTCAGTCTTGAGTCTACGACGTTCTGGTCAACGTTTCTCGCAGGGAAATCGGTGTATCGCTGCTCATGACCAGGCTCCTTATCCGTGAACGCGATCATGTTCTGTCTAGAATCGGATAGAAtccgggaatcgatgaagccTTCCTTGTCGGTGAAACCGCTCAATTGAGAATCTATAACGCTACCCTCCGATTTATCAAAGTTGTACCGTGGATCGACGTTCTTGTTATCTGGGTAGGCCGGTAAGACATGAGACAGATCTGCCTTATCGACGTAACTGATGGCCTGTGGGTTCGATGCGCAGATATCGGGTGCAGACTTGCAGAGCAACGAGGTTCCTTCTTCAGCTATTTTTTGAGGTGCTAGGACACAGAATAGTGCGGACTTACTTTCCTCCAGGCATGAGAAAGCGTGCTTAtattgtacagggtgtcccgcaGCACTTTGAAGTTTTAGATCATTGGGATTTCGTTGGATCTCATGATCTTGACATACCCGAACTGTAGGATTTCTATGGATAATGATTCCCTTGATCTTTACAATTACACAACGGTAATAATATGCTGCACCATCACACGCGGGACACCCTTTCTAGCGAGTTAAGTTCACCCACTTTTGGTTGGCTGACCAAAAGGTCGAGTCTGCGGCGGTCCCGGCGATTTCTGATGTGCCCTTACGAGATATTCCGAACTAAGACCTCTTTGCTCTCTTAGTTTTCTCTCAGCACCCGGGACCATCACTCTCacctaaaaaagaaaaatagaaagcaTAAATATCCTTGGACTAAGCGAAATGTAACTACGAAACGTGCCGTGACAAAGCTAGGAATCCACTTGCTCAACATCAGCAAATGCTGTTTTACGCTTTAATGGACTCACGCCAAGTGGACTCGTAGCTAAAACCGAACGGAATAATTCGCAATGAGAGTTTTAATCGACAACTTCACCATCTCCTCGACTGTGGAGAAACGCGCCATGTAGCCGGACATCGTTAAAACGGCTGCCACTTCCGCGAGCATCAGTGCTAATCCCGAAAGCTGAAGGCACCAGCCGTAGTGGTACTGAGGTAGACCGTTATCGTCCATTTGCATGCCGGTCGTTGACGACAAACTATATTTTCCTGGTAGCTCCAGTGATGCGTCCGACAACGCCGATACCAAAAGTATCAGTCCACCACCCAAGGAGAGTCCTAAAACATAAATTCCTAAATACATCTCGTACATCAAAACTTCAtttcaaagtaaaaataacaatatctcTGTAAACTTGAATATCATTTTTCcttcataattttaaataaggtTTTAATAAGGTTTTGCTATTTTCTCAGTTAAGTTTGTTTAGCCTGAAAACTTTTCAATTATCAGtaacttattattttaatcgctgcgGAGACTACAATTATTCAGAATGtgataaaattactaaactagTAAGAATAAATAAGAAGGCAACGAGATATGTTCAAGGATTTCGAACGTCATctctatacatataacatatcTCTATGTCGTATGCGATTTCGGATATCAGCAGTTAAGagcgcaataataatcctattcCGTTAACGAGATATTATTGAGTTTGAAATTGAACCAACGAACGACTGCCACTACATAGTCTTCCCGCTTTATGTGCatgcaaatttttatgttCACTGTTTTACGAACGGAAAGAGTGCAATTAGATCGAAGCTGAATTAGGATCAGATCAGAGTTGATTAGGATCAAGATTGGATATTAGGATTCAGATGTAATGAGAGTCATGTTACATTCCTGAATTAATTTCGACACTGCTGATAAAAAACTACTGATTAGTGCTTTCGGTATTCGTCACTATTGGAATAATCTAATAGACTTAGGATATTGGTTGTGTCTACATGATTACTGGTGACTGTTCGTGACACATCCCATGATCAAAGGCCTAGTAGTACAATAATCGACAGTCATTACGTATATCCTCAGTGATTATGGAAACCATTATAGAAACCGTTTAATAAGCTAATGTATATCCAGAATCAATTACTATACTTTAAAATGATGTAGTCTGATACACGTACGTACACATTCATATGTTCATTTTAAGTTGAAAAAGATCAAGGATGCCGCTTACGAATAATTCTTCCTTAAAAAGCTTACAACGGGATATTGCTCGGTTCAATAAGCTATAAAGATTTCATTTCAATCGTCGTCTTCGTGAGAATCTCCCCATTTGTCGAGAAATGATGCCGCTCATATCGCGAAGTGCCATGGTTCACGAAGAATACGGACGATTGaatcataataaaaacgaaattggCGACCCACGAGAGACAGCTTATGAGAGGGAAGAAATTGTCCTTTTCAGTCTTTGCCTGCCGCGCAATGTTGCCTTATAGATACTGAATCCA encodes the following:
- the LOC105287636 gene encoding uncharacterized protein LOC105287636, which produces MCCAGETSGIRLTRCGVVCGLAALAALSVALLGPTWLHTEEKLVLPNLPRSYANAVSVNFKLGLFRVCPKIVKPSNFTFHIPTPTCTYVRYSSLEDVRPQELGFRQLEFTPMVVSKIRISAPFQVVAAILILAATVSALIGHCYSDHRSLVACGLFLLSGLSLGGGLILLVSALSDASLELPGKYSLSSTTGMQMDDNGLPQYHYGWCLQLSGLALMLAEVAAVLTMSGYMARFSTVEEMVRVMVPGAERKLREQRGLSSEYLVRAHQKSPGPPQTRPFGQPTKTPQKIAEEGTSLLCKSAPDICASNPQAISYVDKADLSHVLPAYPDNKNVDPRYNFDKSEGSVIDSQLSGFTDKEGFIDSRILSDSRQNMIAFTDKEPGHEQRYTDFPARNVDQNVVDSRLSGFADKEGLLDSRLSSYVDKNESLLDTPFGYDTRFNTLAGQTVPIMLKNQNTSVSAIQSQYIYQNFGTIHSGILKVSEPGTSSSSNSSQRSMTLQNPKRKSQIAQNTFSTMECEKKKRASGLTGKTGFYTGSAV